The Aricia agestis chromosome 8, ilAriAges1.1, whole genome shotgun sequence genomic sequence GACACGCAGACGGACgtacaaagtcttagtaatagggtcctgtttttacgctttgggtgcggaaccctaaaaacaatattaaaataaatgaaaaccccttgtgtgtataaaaaataatatgatctcTTAGATATTATAATCCTAGTTTTCTCAGTCATTGATTGTGATTGTGTACAATAGTGTTCATTATTTTGAACATACCATAATATGTTTTGTGCATAGCACATAACAAGTCCTATTAAATTTAAGTGATAGAATAATTTTCTGCCCCACAAagcaaatttttattaatatacttaataattaattaattggtGCGTACTAcgcaaatttatttttataataggtATCTAACATTCTTGTATACATTAGGCggtcatattttatatttttaattacttctTACATctgtatttaattataatatttctaaagTGTAAAAATGATAATATCCGAATTTGGGTAATAAAATATCAACTAttgtcaaataatttattttttcccagAAGTTAGGCATCTTTTGTCCACTCTTCATCATGATTTAGAGTACCTGAAATAATGTTAAAACAAATGTAATGTCACTGACTATAGTGAGCAGTTATAGTATTCAGGCAAAGTAGGACCTCCTTTTTAGTATCCATTATATAGTTAGTTAATTTGTTTAAACATTAAGGTTTTGTATAATTtgcaaaaaaattgtgttaataCAGCAAATTATGCAAGATGGACTATGGTCTTTGTCTAGTACATTGAAAATTTACAATAACAAATAAACATCAAAGAGTCCCTACGATCTATATTAGTAAGAGGCACAGAGTAAGAAACACCCTGCTTTATTTAACCCAACGCAATATGGttcataatatacaaataaaatattttcagtttcattttttaaatgcaATCTAAAAGGAAGCTAAATATtgtctatttatttataattactggcattattaagtactaggaacagcgttgccagacgtcccgattttttacGTTGTCCCGCTTTTAGTTTTGACTGAAAaagctttttcactcaaaaagttccaaagtcccggcttggcacaaaaaaaatctggcaacgctgactaGGAAGCACCGTCACTAGAAAGGCATAACGAAAATTTAAACTTTACCTGTTAGACATAGCAGAAAATATCTGTTCTCCTGTCTAGgcactgcaagtttcatcattGCTCATCTCAGGTCATTTCAACCAAGTGATAAATTAAATCTGAAAAAGTAGCAAGTAAAGATtagtatacaaaataataagatttttgattaatagtttaaaaattaataaaaaaacatagttAAAATAATCTATAATTTAGAATAGATGTCTATGAAACAGCTTTATTGTATAGAGAAAGTTTGTATGGCTTCTGCAATTGTCTCAATTTCATGTGACTTGAAGCATGTAGTAATAAGTTGGTTACCATCAGACATTCTGTCTCCTGTccccctagcatacgccaacgagatatctcgtggaTATCACACTCTCAAGTGtagtgatattgtcgatataTATCTCTTTTTTGCTAACATGCATACGTCGAGACTCGGGAGATAAATTTGTCGTTCGTATATAGTTCGTTAGTatatagacaaaaatagcacatataaaaaacaaaattatctctaattttgacgacagacgtacgagaaaaaaattatgtcatgttagggtcaatagaaatgaagagataaaccagttaacatcgagaaaacgtgtagagtgagatatctcctTGGCGTATGCTAGCATGGCTGGTGTGTCTGTGCAAGGGAAATACACAAGAACAAATGATACATATTCAAATTGATAACTGTGCCATTAGCAAAATCAAGTTCAATCAATAATTCAAATGATTGTATAAAATCATTTCACACTATTACCTTATAAACAAATCACTGCATACCGTTACAACAAGAAACTCACCAATGTATTTTTCAAATTTCAGGGACTCCACAGGATTCTTCTCAGTTCTCACACACACAGACTCCCAAGGCATCTGTTATACTCACTTAGAAAACATGTCTCAGTCAAATGTACACATTCATTACCATGGAGTACTTCCATCATATCAGAAaccatttatattataaaatgacaATGATTCACTTACTCCATACATAGAAACAAGTAACAAAAATCCCCACCATAAATGAAAACATCCATCACAAATTACATACTTTTATTGATTCACAAAAGTCACTCATACAAATTCACAGATTTGCACACACTTGTCACTTTTATGCTTAATTACATACCTACCTAATTTACATTCTCAAATATCTTTCAAATATTTGCTACTatcaatttaatattacttctttatttaaaactctAATGTTTTGTTACAATGGATTTAATTCCTAGTTTTTATGGAAATGCATTAAAACACAAAGCTCACCTTATGTTTGTGGCTTATTAGAATTCCAACCATTATTAGAGTTGGAGTTGGGTGCACCACTAGTACCACCGCTCCAGCCTGGACCGTTGTTCCAATTTCCTTGATTCCAATTGCCACTTTTATTGGCATTCCAGCCGGGATTACTTTGGTTCCAAGCTGGGGGACAATTTTGGCCCCAGTTTTGACCGTTATTCCAATTCTTACCGGATCCTCCTTGGGGAGGACCTTGCCAGTTGTTTGGGGTGGAGTTATTGGGTCCCAAAAATCCACCCCATCCAGCTTGATTCAGTGCAGCAGCAACTATACtaatgggcaaattaaagttgGGTGGTGGGCCACTGTTGGGGTTAATACCCAGATTCTGCATGTTTAAAGTGTCAATATTATTACTACTGCCACCATTTCCATTTCCTGATGGCGAGGGACCCGATCTATTACCATCCCAAGCATTGGACCCATAATTTTCCTCCTTCCAATTaggattttgtttgttttttacttTTGGTGATGCACTGGATACTGATACAGAGGCACCTTTAATGACATGGTCTTCTCCACAAAGACTCTGTGCCACTTCTGGATCCAAGAATGTTACAAATCCAAAGGCTCTAAATGGGCGGGGCACAAATACATCTGTCACTTCACCAAACTTGGAAAAATATTCACGAAGATCATCTGCTGTGATATCTTCAGTACATCTGCCAACAAAAACTTTGCAAGGCATTTGTGGGACAACACCTTcctttgaatttggaattcggACGTCGACCCATCTACCTTCTATGTTATGTCTTTGAGCAAGAGCCCTCATTTGAGATGCATATGTTGCGAACCTTATAAATCCGAAGCCCTTAAAGGCACCATGTTTATCTCTTTTTAGCTGGACCATAACAACCTCACCAAATTGCTCGAAATACTGTTTCAGTGAGTCTTCGGTTGTTTTCCAAGGGAGACCTAGACATATCAAATCTGAGcaagtcaatttcttttccaaGCGTTTTGTTTTAGCAGACGAATTCTCAGGGGATTCGTCTTCCATCTTGCGTTTGTTTTCTTTGGGGAAAACACAAATGTATAAATGCTTACCCCAGCCGGTATCACCGGGTGGGTGAAGTTTGCCATCACTGAGACGGATTCCACGAATACTTTTAGTTTCAGGGTGGCGATATTTAAGTCCACACGAACCAGGGAATTGGGCCACAAGTGTGGATAACAACAGTGTGCCGTCGTGTTCGCATGGAATTTCTATTGCATTCGAGTCATCTTCATCGTCACTCACCCTTATATATTCAAAAAGGTCTTCGCTGTAAGTGCTTTTTCTTTCCATTTTGTATATGCTAATTTAAAGTCTTTGTAAAAATTCCTACAAATTATTCACAGTTTTTCTAATTCACATTTAGTTATCAAACTCAAAATTCACAAAATCTgcaaatttatattttcttgaGAATACAAAATGGCTTCCGagcaaagatttttttttcatataatggcacttcggctatgaccatggccagtgtcgagtataatattatggcgggaaaacaatattctttattacaattttttataaattatcgtcaggtcagtcaggtccaaagtctaagtataaagtcaatacagtcaagaagtcaagtcggtcgattcagtaaagtggtaggacgctttactgaaacgtttgatggagttttggagggaacacaaaagagcacgtttctggttactacatcacttgctatgttccttgcctaatgttgttttttgttattttatattgtttataatgcaaataaagaatttataaataaataaatcactttcccacacttgtgcacgataacgaatatttaatggttaatatcctaccaaaattacacattaaaaacccagataacacaattttaggaaaataatataaaaacacaacatcactctttcacattctcccaaaaactcCCCGAGCAAAGAAAATttttcagtgttgccagatggtctcggcGCCGTACCCCTGAACTAATTTGATTTCCCCCTAGAAATCCCCTagattactttttcttttaaaatattcaataaaaatatattagtaaactttattacagctcgacaaggctttatatgaacgtggcgagaaaaggaactaacgctctATCAAGGCTTCTAGAgcctggctagcgaaagatgagactggctttttattccaaaactgattatggtaacactgtcattaacgtcagtgtcacctatagcatctgttgtttatgtgtcaaagttctacaaatatatactagtaatctgtggtcaaagtgaaaaaaaatatttttgtggtttaaagtgattttctaatttaaacgtgacgaaaactttgaaaagggatttgcgaaaactgcttttagctatgaaaactgcttttagctataaaaactgcttttagctatgattagtaaataccagcgaccacatagcctctagacgtctaatgcaaggcgaatactttcagacaatatgtaagacttataggtcttactttagataatgatagcgaaatctgtcttatgccggctcttgatataggcgaacgcgttggccaacgcgtctgcagacgcgttggcccaatgtgtagaacgggcgttcgcgcgttggccgtaggtatttagacgttggccgacgcatctgcgagcttgccgcgcgggtcggaaatgtcggcaaaagatcaaaggacatttgtcgcaagcttcgtgctccatccacacataggccgcgcgatcagtttgcccggagttataattatgataattattatcatatgtaataatttttgtatgtaataatttaataaataataagtaggtaataaaataattacttatattattttaatattataaaatattatgtaaaagtgagtttatttctttgtttgttacgttttctcgccttttatttatttatttccagaatactctttaaaaactttttcttgtccacatttacaaagtaattataagctgtgaataaataaacagctgcagctgttagcgactaaacatccattttgaatccgtccgcacattggcgcgatccaaagcatactgaacgaccttcctatgtgtggattactcacaaacgccgttgcaagcgcactgccaacgcgtctgcagacgcgttggccaacgcgttcgcctatatcaagagccggcattagtatcgaccacatccgtgacccatgtacatctcgtgcgtttcatataaaatattatttttaccgttagtaacatagaatatcattgttttttactgtcaagaatcaatttattcagagctcaaattacactggtctgaatccatgacgaaagcatttgacataagtcatatccctttcaatcaaatacaaattagtaatgcttatcctttcttccgttatcgtcacgcgtcactagtgatgtgataccaactatcattcagaggtatatttttttttatcgaaaatcgaaacaaaGCGTGATATGCTCAAGTCATTTTGAGTAGAACTATTGTTAAGCAactgattaataattataatttatagcgtatagctatacgtgggagagccatgcttcggcacgaatgggccggctcgaccggagaaataccacgttctcacagaaaaccggcgtgaaacaacgcttgcgctgtgtttcgccgagtgagtgagtttaccggaggcccaatcccctaccctatttccttccctaccctcccctattcccttctcttcccatccctatcctcctctattatcctattacctcttaaaaggccggcaacgcacgcgcagctcttttgatgctgcgagtgtccataggcgatggaagttgctttccatcaggtgacccgtttgctcgtttgcccccttatttcataaaaaaaaattacagaatttttgccctttaaaagtttaaaaaaagtatttacctaagtatataattttaaaaaaagtatatttttaaatatacttaggtTAGTGATCGTAGTACTTAGGTAAGTATaaggtacttttttaatataatccgaagacgtttttgtatatttttagaagcTTGCCACAAATATTAAAAGTCTTTTCTTCattctatactttaaaataaatatgtactggtttttttatttattttgacaaGCACTTCTCGTACTTCCCATCACTAGTTCTGATTCATGACATGCCGTGAATTTGAATTGGGCAATCGAGTACCCCgtacacggtaattcagcatgaccattcattttacgtgaattacatgctgcatgatgaacgctcatttttcatcatgcagcatgataattcaggaggataattcaagaagataataataatattatttactaaactaaaaaaatacgtgggagagtcatgctttggcacgaatgggccggctcgaccggagaaataccacgttctcacagaaaaccggcgtgaaacagcgcttgcgctgtgttttacagagtgagtgagtttaccggtggcccaatcccctagcctatccttccctatccttccctaccctcccctattcccttcccttcccatcctttccctcccctatttaaaccctattcgctcttaaaaggccggcaacgcacctgcagctcttctgatgctgcgagtgtccatgggcgacggaagtttctttctatcaggtgacccgtttgctcgtttgcccccttatgtcattaaaaaaatactaaattttaattattctcaatagtttataatttataaactattaa encodes the following:
- the LOC121729665 gene encoding TAR DNA-binding protein 43-like yields the protein MERKSTYSEDLFEYIRVSDDEDDSNAIEIPCEHDGTLLLSTLVAQFPGSCGLKYRHPETKSIRGIRLSDGKLHPPGDTGWGKHLYICVFPKENKRKMEDESPENSSAKTKRLEKKLTCSDLICLGLPWKTTEDSLKQYFEQFGEVVMVQLKRDKHGAFKGFGFIRFATYASQMRALAQRHNIEGRWVDVRIPNSKEGVVPQMPCKVFVGRCTEDITADDLREYFSKFGEVTDVFVPRPFRAFGFVTFLDPEVAQSLCGEDHVIKGASVSVSSASPKVKNKQNPNWKEENYGSNAWDGNRSGPSPSGNGNGGSSNNIDTLNMQNLGINPNSGPPPNFNLPISIVAAALNQAGWGGFLGPNNSTPNNWQGPPQGGSGKNWNNGQNWGQNCPPAWNQSNPGWNANKSGNWNQGNWNNGPGWSGGTSGAPNSNSNNGWNSNKPQT